In Micromonospora sp. NBC_01813, the following are encoded in one genomic region:
- a CDS encoding dihydroorotase, with product MSQLDLIITNVGVVLDDQPRPQDLDIGIVGGRIAALAPGLAATVDGTAAGTRVVDGRGRLAFPGVVDAHQHWGIYRPLGEDAYSESRACAQGGVTTALTYMRTGQYYLNKGGPYADFFPEVLAATDGRAVVDYAYHLAPMSREHIDEIPMLVGEHGVTSFKVFMFYGSHGLHGRSQDQSAFLMTPPGERYDYAHFEFVMRGIEAARQRYPERAEAISLSLHCETAEIMSAYTRMVEADGGLRGLEAYHRSRPPHSEGLAVTIAAYLAHETGLPTINLLHLSSRKAVEAALLMAGTFPHIDFRREVTIGHLLADCHSAHGLGGKVNPPLRPRDDVEALWSYLLDGKIDWVVSDHACCRDELKFGADRDDVFLAKSGFGGAEYLLAGMVSEGGRRGLPVNRIARLTAGNPAQRYGLGATKGSIRLGLDADIALVDPGHTWTVRAADSESAQEYTPFEGFELTAKVTDTFLRGRQIMTDGVVTTEPAGRYLARPTT from the coding sequence ATGAGCCAGCTGGACCTGATCATCACCAACGTCGGGGTGGTTCTCGACGACCAGCCGCGACCGCAGGACCTGGACATCGGCATCGTCGGCGGTCGGATCGCCGCCCTGGCACCCGGGCTGGCCGCCACGGTCGACGGGACCGCCGCCGGTACCCGCGTCGTCGACGGGCGGGGCCGGCTGGCGTTCCCGGGCGTCGTCGACGCCCATCAGCACTGGGGCATCTACCGGCCGCTGGGCGAGGACGCGTACAGCGAGAGTCGAGCCTGCGCCCAGGGCGGGGTCACCACCGCTTTGACCTACATGCGGACCGGGCAGTACTACCTGAACAAGGGCGGACCGTACGCCGACTTCTTCCCCGAGGTGCTGGCCGCCACCGACGGCCGGGCGGTGGTCGACTACGCGTACCACCTGGCGCCGATGAGCCGGGAGCACATCGACGAGATCCCGATGCTGGTCGGCGAGCACGGCGTCACCTCGTTCAAGGTGTTCATGTTCTACGGCAGCCACGGGCTGCACGGGCGCAGCCAGGACCAGAGCGCGTTCCTGATGACCCCACCGGGGGAGCGGTACGACTACGCCCACTTCGAGTTCGTGATGCGCGGCATCGAGGCCGCCCGGCAGCGGTATCCGGAGCGGGCCGAGGCCATCTCGCTGTCGTTGCACTGCGAGACCGCGGAGATCATGAGCGCGTACACCCGGATGGTGGAGGCCGACGGCGGCCTGCGCGGACTGGAGGCGTACCACCGGTCCCGCCCGCCGCATTCGGAGGGCCTGGCGGTGACCATCGCCGCGTACCTGGCGCACGAGACCGGCCTGCCCACGATCAACCTGCTGCACCTGAGCTCGCGCAAGGCGGTCGAGGCGGCGCTGCTGATGGCGGGAACCTTCCCGCACATCGACTTCCGGCGGGAGGTGACCATCGGGCACCTGCTGGCGGACTGCCACAGCGCGCACGGCCTCGGCGGCAAGGTCAATCCGCCGCTGCGTCCGCGCGACGACGTCGAGGCGCTCTGGTCGTACCTGCTCGACGGGAAGATCGACTGGGTGGTCAGCGACCATGCCTGCTGCCGCGACGAGCTGAAGTTCGGTGCCGACCGCGACGACGTGTTCCTGGCCAAGTCGGGGTTCGGCGGTGCCGAGTACCTGCTGGCGGGGATGGTCAGCGAGGGCGGCCGGCGCGGCCTGCCGGTGAACCGGATCGCCCGGCTGACCGCCGGCAACCCGGCCCAGCGGTACGGGCTCGGCGCCACCAAGGGCTCCATCCGGCTCGGCCTGGACGCCGACATCGCGCTGGTCGACCCCGGCCACACCTGGACGGTGCGGGCCGCAGACTCCGAGTCGGCCCAGGAGTACACCCCGTTCGAGGGCTTCGAACTGACCGCGAAGGTGACCGACACGTTCCTGCGCGGCCGGCAGATCATGACCGACGGGGTGGTGACCACCGAACCAGCCGGCCGGTATCTGGCCCGCCCGACGACCTGA
- a CDS encoding YybH family protein produces MPATPTRSAVDTPAQMLDALRERDLDGVLDCFDPGPQTYVFLEGPRWSNRGGDRVHEGWRRYFDSPVRLIEWRWADGPDVHESQHVAFVCGIVDCHFTGGPQDRQLRMRMTWGLRRGTDGVWRIIHEHGSQPLADPYGTGDWFAEAGSGQPA; encoded by the coding sequence ATGCCCGCCACCCCCACCCGGTCAGCCGTCGACACCCCGGCCCAGATGCTCGACGCGCTTCGTGAGCGAGACCTCGACGGCGTCCTCGACTGCTTCGACCCCGGACCGCAGACCTACGTCTTCCTCGAAGGCCCGCGCTGGAGCAACCGGGGCGGCGACCGCGTCCACGAGGGGTGGCGTCGCTACTTCGACTCACCCGTCCGGCTGATCGAATGGCGCTGGGCGGACGGCCCGGACGTACACGAGAGCCAGCACGTGGCGTTCGTCTGCGGCATCGTCGACTGCCACTTCACCGGCGGCCCGCAGGACCGCCAGCTCCGGATGCGGATGACCTGGGGGCTACGGCGCGGCACGGACGGAGTCTGGCGGATCATCCACGAGCACGGCTCGCAGCCGCTGGCCGACCCGTACGGCACCGGCGACTGGTTCGCCGAAGCGGGCTCCGGCCAACCCGCCTGA
- a CDS encoding sensor histidine kinase, whose amino-acid sequence MSVAGEAKVAPGRDFWIRRRGIQVRLFALSCLAFLAFPLSVAHTRSSWLYLGLTLFVFGYAWVIVRNTPRLHANRAPVAIVLTVACGFLMVPQLRYDWLSGLAFFSLVMLLINCPLRWWTALVVTHTVAFVAIAVVLLRAGIDSVVILVLLIAITSGVQVAIYNQIDTSMQLLQARAELTQLAVAKERLRIARDLHDILGQRLSAVTLKADLAARMVDTAPQRAVIEMAEVAEVARDALAEVRAAVSGYRKVSLAVEAQSAEALLQASGVVVTVRGALHDLPEPVEECAAWLVREAATNILRHARARRCAIAVTRDDGRFVLEVHDDGVGAGLPESPAPGTGLTGLAERVQLVGGDLSVGPRDGWFVLRAELPQTPASMVHG is encoded by the coding sequence ATGAGCGTCGCTGGGGAGGCGAAAGTTGCTCCGGGAAGGGATTTCTGGATTCGGCGACGCGGCATTCAGGTCCGCCTGTTCGCGTTGTCCTGTCTCGCGTTTCTCGCGTTTCCGCTGAGCGTCGCGCACACCAGGAGTTCCTGGCTCTATCTCGGACTGACCTTGTTCGTGTTCGGATACGCCTGGGTCATCGTCCGGAACACACCGCGACTGCACGCCAACCGCGCACCGGTGGCGATCGTCCTTACTGTGGCCTGCGGGTTTCTGATGGTGCCGCAGCTGCGCTACGACTGGCTGTCCGGGCTGGCGTTCTTCAGTCTGGTGATGCTGCTGATCAACTGTCCGTTGCGATGGTGGACCGCACTCGTCGTCACGCACACGGTGGCCTTCGTCGCCATCGCGGTGGTGCTGCTGCGGGCCGGCATCGACTCGGTGGTGATCCTCGTCCTGTTGATCGCGATCACCAGCGGCGTACAGGTGGCCATTTACAATCAGATCGACACATCGATGCAGTTGCTGCAGGCCCGCGCCGAGCTGACCCAACTGGCGGTCGCGAAGGAACGGCTGAGGATCGCCCGGGACCTGCACGACATCCTCGGTCAGCGGCTGTCGGCGGTGACCCTCAAAGCGGACCTGGCCGCTCGGATGGTCGACACGGCGCCGCAGCGGGCGGTGATCGAGATGGCCGAGGTGGCCGAGGTGGCCCGCGACGCCCTTGCGGAGGTTCGCGCCGCGGTCTCCGGCTACCGGAAGGTGTCGCTGGCGGTGGAGGCACAGTCGGCGGAGGCACTGTTGCAAGCGTCGGGAGTGGTGGTCACGGTGCGGGGTGCCCTGCACGACCTTCCGGAACCGGTCGAGGAGTGCGCGGCCTGGCTGGTGCGGGAGGCGGCGACCAACATCCTCCGGCACGCCAGGGCACGCCGCTGCGCGATCGCCGTGACCCGTGACGACGGTCGGTTCGTGCTGGAGGTGCACGACGACGGGGTCGGCGCCGGGCTGCCCGAGTCGCCGGCGCCGGGCACCGGCCTGACCGGCCTCGCCGAGCGGGTGCAGCTCGTCGGCGGGGACCTGAGCGTCGGTCCCCGCGACGGCTGGTTCGTGCTCCGCGCCGAGCTGCCACAGACTCCGGCCTCGATGGTCCACGGCTGA
- a CDS encoding IclR family transcriptional regulator, translating to MSSSGWATNWPNEELCVLPRQSQTETGAGGAGKGGDSPSATIAAVERAADVLLLFGRMPGDDLGVTEIADELGLSKAAVHRVLASLRGRGLISLDESTRRYSLGLEALRLGLRYLERIDVRHMGRPYLQELRDRTNETATLSVLAGSRQRMYVDQVTPAREVIMSVNLGEPYPLHAGASSRAFLAFLPAAQVEEYLASSKLEAVTALTVTDVQQLREELAQVRTQGWARSAAERKEGAASVAAPVFGHDGVPLAVVSVCGPMERFSDEFELCRDAVLDVAARFSERCGGHRTSDAER from the coding sequence ATGAGTTCATCGGGGTGGGCCACGAACTGGCCGAACGAGGAGTTGTGCGTGTTGCCCCGTCAATCACAGACCGAGACCGGCGCCGGTGGCGCGGGCAAGGGCGGCGACAGCCCCAGCGCCACCATCGCCGCCGTGGAACGGGCGGCCGACGTACTGCTGCTGTTCGGCCGGATGCCCGGCGACGACCTCGGGGTGACCGAGATCGCCGACGAACTCGGGTTGTCCAAGGCCGCGGTACACCGGGTGTTGGCGTCGTTGCGCGGCCGGGGCCTGATCTCGCTCGACGAGAGCACCCGTCGCTACTCACTCGGGCTGGAGGCGCTGCGGCTGGGGCTGCGCTACCTGGAACGCATCGACGTACGCCACATGGGGCGGCCGTACCTGCAGGAACTGCGGGACCGCACCAATGAGACCGCGACGCTGTCCGTGCTGGCCGGGTCCCGTCAGCGGATGTACGTCGACCAGGTGACCCCGGCCCGGGAAGTGATCATGTCGGTGAACCTGGGTGAGCCGTATCCGTTGCATGCCGGCGCCTCGTCCCGGGCGTTCCTCGCTTTCCTGCCCGCCGCACAGGTCGAGGAGTACCTCGCGTCGTCGAAGCTGGAGGCGGTCACCGCCTTGACGGTGACCGACGTACAGCAGTTGCGCGAGGAGCTGGCACAGGTACGCACCCAGGGGTGGGCCAGATCGGCGGCCGAGCGCAAGGAGGGCGCGGCCTCGGTGGCGGCGCCGGTCTTCGGTCACGACGGCGTACCGCTGGCGGTGGTCAGTGTCTGCGGCCCGATGGAACGTTTCTCCGACGAGTTCGAGCTGTGCCGGGACGCGGTGCTGGACGTGGCGGCCCGCTTCTCCGAGCGGTGCGGCGGCCACCGCACCAGCGACGCCGAGCGCTGA
- a CDS encoding MmgE/PrpD family protein produces MVEPTLAERAPAVEPTLAQRIADFAVTAAADGVPGEVTASVGQRVLDILGLCVAAHRLPTSAAIIDHVRDQGGRPQATVIGAVGRASAAHAALANGVLAHSLDYDDTHLPSVLHPSAAVVPAALAAAEHAGASGPRTVRAIAAGLEVAVRLGMAGYDRELGNSVYFEHGQHATSITGAMGGAVAAALIYGADADGVRHTLGLTASMAAGIIEANRTGGTVKRLHCGLAAQAAVTAAQLAARGFTGPPTVLEGRFGFFQAWLHGRFFPEEVTGGLGERWSVPDIFFKPYPANHFTHAAIDAGLALRARGVRPDDVEAITLAVPAAVIRTIGEPIEVKRNPDTGYQAQFSGPYAVVAGLLGGGGLGVGLDDFTDELARDPARRALTAKVALVPDARCDAIYPQQFPAIVTLRTSGGATLVEEVLANRGGPHRPLSDDELARKFGDNVAGRLTPQAADAVRRAAAALDTADDVTALLAPLSTFTTSS; encoded by the coding sequence GTGGTTGAGCCGACGCTGGCCGAGCGGGCACCGGCGGTCGAGCCGACGCTGGCCCAGCGGATAGCCGACTTCGCGGTCACCGCCGCCGCCGACGGCGTGCCGGGGGAGGTGACCGCCAGCGTCGGGCAGCGGGTGCTGGACATCCTCGGCCTCTGCGTCGCGGCACACCGGCTGCCGACCAGCGCCGCGATCATCGACCACGTACGCGACCAGGGCGGCCGTCCGCAGGCCACCGTGATCGGCGCCGTCGGGCGGGCCAGTGCCGCACACGCTGCGCTGGCCAACGGCGTACTGGCGCATTCCCTCGACTACGACGACACCCACCTGCCGTCGGTACTGCACCCCAGCGCCGCCGTCGTGCCGGCGGCGCTGGCCGCCGCCGAACATGCCGGTGCCAGCGGCCCGCGTACGGTGCGGGCGATCGCCGCCGGTCTGGAGGTCGCCGTCCGGCTCGGCATGGCCGGCTACGACCGGGAACTCGGCAACTCGGTGTACTTCGAGCACGGCCAGCACGCCACCTCGATCACCGGGGCGATGGGCGGCGCGGTCGCCGCCGCGCTGATCTACGGCGCCGACGCAGACGGGGTCCGGCACACCCTCGGGCTGACCGCGTCGATGGCCGCCGGCATCATCGAGGCCAACCGCACCGGTGGCACCGTCAAACGGCTGCACTGCGGGCTGGCCGCGCAGGCGGCGGTGACCGCCGCGCAGTTGGCCGCCCGTGGCTTCACCGGCCCGCCGACCGTGCTGGAAGGCCGGTTCGGGTTCTTCCAGGCCTGGCTGCACGGCCGGTTCTTCCCCGAGGAGGTGACCGGTGGGCTGGGCGAGCGATGGTCCGTGCCGGACATCTTCTTCAAGCCGTACCCGGCGAACCATTTCACCCACGCTGCGATCGACGCCGGTCTGGCGCTGCGCGCCCGTGGCGTGCGCCCCGACGACGTCGAAGCGATCACGCTCGCCGTTCCAGCCGCGGTGATCCGCACCATCGGCGAACCGATCGAGGTCAAACGCAACCCGGACACCGGCTATCAGGCCCAGTTCAGCGGCCCGTACGCGGTGGTCGCCGGCCTGCTCGGCGGCGGCGGCCTCGGGGTCGGCCTGGACGACTTCACCGACGAACTCGCCCGGGACCCGGCCCGCCGGGCGTTGACCGCCAAGGTGGCCCTGGTGCCCGACGCCCGCTGCGACGCGATCTACCCGCAGCAGTTTCCGGCGATCGTCACCCTGCGCACCAGCGGCGGCGCGACCCTCGTCGAGGAGGTGCTGGCCAACCGGGGCGGGCCGCACCGGCCGCTGAGCGACGACGAACTGGCCCGCAAGTTCGGCGACAACGTCGCCGGTCGGCTCACCCCGCAGGCCGCCGACGCGGTCCGCCGCGCGGCGGCGGCGTTGGACACCGCCGACGACGTCACGGCGTTGCTGGCGCCGTTGTCGACCTTCACCACCAGCAGCTAG
- a CDS encoding cyclase family protein codes for MTTDISPPAMPLSSPATPPGTPATPLLDAVRTGLRVIDLGRRLTVGMPQSPNHPAYWHSLPRRHGDVVRADGGSAANDMITMGTHVGTHIDALAHVSHDGRLYGGVPVEAALTGGRYADLGVHTIAPMVRRGVLLDVPATLGVDRLDAGYEITVADLTATVERQGVDVGPEDVVLLRSGWGQHFDSGDRQAFMGQEHGVPGVGEAGAYWLADHRVHAAGADTIAFERLAPGAGHALLPAHRVLLVEQGIYLIETMDLEQLAREAVHEFLFVCAPLALFGATGSPVRPLAVVTGG; via the coding sequence ATGACCACCGACATCAGTCCACCGGCCATGCCCCTGAGTAGCCCGGCGACGCCACCCGGCACCCCGGCCACCCCCCTGCTGGACGCGGTCCGCACCGGCCTGCGGGTGATCGACCTCGGCCGCCGCCTCACCGTCGGGATGCCGCAGTCGCCCAACCACCCCGCCTACTGGCATTCGCTGCCCCGCCGGCACGGCGACGTCGTGCGCGCCGACGGCGGATCGGCCGCCAACGACATGATCACCATGGGTACCCATGTCGGCACCCACATCGACGCGCTCGCCCACGTCTCACACGACGGGCGGCTGTACGGCGGCGTCCCGGTCGAGGCGGCGTTGACCGGTGGCCGCTACGCCGACCTCGGCGTACACACCATCGCGCCGATGGTCCGCCGTGGCGTGCTGCTCGACGTACCGGCCACGCTCGGCGTCGACCGGCTCGACGCCGGCTACGAGATCACCGTCGCCGACCTGACCGCGACCGTCGAGCGACAGGGCGTCGACGTCGGCCCCGAGGACGTCGTGCTGCTGCGCAGCGGCTGGGGGCAGCACTTCGACAGCGGCGACCGGCAGGCCTTCATGGGGCAGGAACACGGGGTACCCGGTGTCGGTGAGGCGGGCGCCTACTGGCTCGCCGACCACCGGGTGCACGCCGCCGGCGCGGACACGATCGCCTTCGAACGCCTCGCCCCCGGTGCCGGCCACGCGTTGCTGCCGGCCCACCGGGTGCTGCTGGTCGAGCAGGGCATCTACCTCATCGAGACGATGGACCTGGAACAGCTCGCCCGCGAGGCGGTGCACGAGTTCCTGTTCGTCTGCGCGCCACTGGCCTTGTTCGGTGCCACCGGCTCCCCGGTACGTCCGCTGGCGGTGGTCACCGGTGGTTGA
- a CDS encoding alpha/beta fold hydrolase: MTLGPGKAQTAGTATSRVSDDRPQRIDIAYERLGSPDGEPLLLIMGLGMQMIMWHDEFCAALTDRGFAVARFDHRDVGRSTHLHADGRPTIMRMMLRPGTAAYRIGDMAGDAAAVLDALGWSRAHVVGISLGAMIAQELAIHHPDRVLSLTSIAGTASPRIGRLTMRTAMKLQRMQDRTVAGREDAGQLMVDLFGLIGSPGHDMDGAWLREMGRRAFDRGYDQSGRLRHEAALMASRDRRAGLASLRVPALVVHGEADRIWRLPGGEATAAAIPGARLVTYPGFGHGLLPRALWPDVVDNICQLAQA, encoded by the coding sequence ATGACACTCGGACCAGGAAAGGCCCAGACGGCGGGCACGGCGACGTCACGGGTGAGCGACGACCGCCCGCAGCGGATCGACATCGCGTACGAACGCCTCGGCAGCCCGGACGGGGAGCCGTTGCTGCTCATCATGGGCCTCGGCATGCAAATGATCATGTGGCACGACGAGTTCTGCGCGGCACTGACCGACCGTGGATTCGCGGTGGCCAGGTTCGATCACCGCGACGTCGGACGCTCCACCCACCTGCACGCCGACGGTCGGCCGACCATCATGCGGATGATGCTGCGTCCCGGCACCGCGGCGTACCGGATCGGCGACATGGCCGGTGACGCGGCCGCGGTGCTGGACGCGCTCGGGTGGTCCCGCGCCCACGTCGTCGGCATCTCGCTCGGTGCGATGATCGCGCAGGAGTTGGCCATCCATCACCCTGACCGGGTGCTCAGCCTGACGTCGATCGCCGGGACCGCGTCACCCCGGATCGGTCGGCTCACGATGCGGACCGCGATGAAGCTGCAGCGTATGCAGGACCGGACGGTGGCCGGCCGTGAGGACGCCGGTCAGCTGATGGTCGACCTGTTCGGGCTGATCGGCTCGCCCGGACATGACATGGACGGGGCGTGGCTGCGGGAGATGGGCCGGCGCGCCTTCGACCGTGGCTATGACCAGTCCGGGCGGCTACGGCACGAGGCCGCGCTGATGGCCTCGCGTGATCGTCGCGCCGGCTTGGCGTCGTTGCGGGTACCGGCCCTGGTGGTCCATGGCGAGGCGGACCGCATCTGGCGGCTGCCCGGCGGCGAGGCCACTGCGGCGGCGATCCCGGGTGCCCGACTTGTCACCTATCCGGGGTTCGGTCACGGGCTGCTGCCCCGGGCGCTCTGGCCGGACGTCGTCGACAACATCTGTCAGCTGGCACAGGCCTGA
- a CDS encoding FAD-dependent oxidoreductase: MTLEATVVGAGLAGSLTAVALARSGIATSVYEAYLDPAGTTGGFINLTANGLGALHSVGCLEQTQARGIVVNRLCLWSGEGRLLGRVSRSGRPAGRAMNLTIMRGDLVAVLREEAAKAGATVHTGRWLASAAAITDGVSAQFIDGGRARCDVLIGADGTHSRVRRLISNAVEPPEYGGHCAIDGVTRMPGITAGSLHLVVSRQGCFQYTAKPDGTVWWSALVPTGDLDPAELADVSEQGWRSRLLEQYGQGETPCAALIRQSATQGRPAPLYLPQRMPHWRRGRMVILGDAAHPVGYGLGAGLALEDAVVLARCLRDIDDVPVALTAYESLRRPRIDRALRAGVRYGRFRNLPGRGWLDTALAPLYRRYFWGAASSWLLAYDVEWHRRVRV; encoded by the coding sequence ATGACACTGGAGGCTACGGTTGTCGGTGCCGGCCTCGCCGGGTCACTGACGGCGGTCGCGTTGGCCCGTTCCGGAATCGCGACCTCGGTCTACGAGGCCTACCTCGATCCCGCCGGCACGACCGGAGGTTTCATCAACCTCACGGCCAACGGACTCGGCGCGCTGCACTCGGTGGGCTGCCTGGAGCAGACGCAGGCCAGGGGGATAGTGGTGAACCGACTCTGCCTGTGGAGCGGCGAGGGCCGGCTGCTCGGCCGGGTGTCCCGGTCCGGCCGACCGGCCGGCCGGGCGATGAACCTGACGATCATGCGGGGTGATCTGGTCGCGGTGCTGCGCGAGGAGGCGGCCAAGGCCGGTGCGACCGTCCACACCGGTCGGTGGCTGGCCAGCGCCGCCGCGATCACCGACGGCGTCAGCGCCCAGTTCATCGATGGCGGCCGGGCCAGGTGTGACGTCCTGATCGGCGCCGACGGAACCCACTCCCGGGTGCGGCGGCTGATCAGCAACGCGGTCGAGCCACCGGAGTACGGGGGACACTGCGCGATCGACGGAGTCACCCGGATGCCGGGCATCACGGCCGGGTCGCTGCACCTAGTGGTCAGCCGGCAGGGCTGCTTCCAGTACACCGCGAAGCCGGACGGCACGGTCTGGTGGAGCGCGTTGGTGCCGACCGGGGATCTCGACCCGGCGGAGCTCGCCGACGTCTCCGAGCAGGGCTGGCGGAGCCGGCTGCTGGAGCAGTACGGCCAGGGCGAGACACCGTGTGCGGCGCTCATCAGGCAGAGCGCGACACAGGGCCGACCCGCGCCGCTCTATCTGCCACAGCGGATGCCGCACTGGCGGCGGGGCCGGATGGTGATCCTCGGCGACGCCGCCCACCCGGTCGGGTACGGGCTCGGCGCCGGGCTCGCCCTCGAGGACGCGGTCGTGCTCGCCCGCTGTCTGCGGGACATCGACGACGTGCCGGTGGCGTTGACGGCGTACGAGTCGCTACGGCGACCGCGCATCGACCGCGCGTTGCGGGCGGGCGTGCGGTACGGCCGGTTCCGTAACCTGCCCGGCCGGGGGTGGCTCGACACGGCACTCGCTCCGCTGTACCGGCGGTACTTCTGGGGGGCGGCGTCGTCCTGGCTGCTCGCCTACGACGTGGAGTGGCATCGTCGGGTCCGGGTCTGA